The Dictyoglomus sp. genome segment TGAGACCTATAAACCAATTTTATTTTCAGGAACTTCCCGAATTTTTTAAAGAGTCAGCCCTCTTAGATAGATTTCATGGATTTAATGAGGGGTGGAGATTGCCAAGAATAAATGAAAGTATGAAGGTTAGAGGTTATGCTTTGAATGTGGAGTATTTTTCTGAGGTTTTACATGCCTTAAGATTTGCTTCAGAGTACTCCTTAATAGTTGATGAATTAATAGAGACCGAAACAAAGGCAGATACAAGGGATGTGAATGCTATTAAAAAAATAGCTACTGCATATTTTAAGCTTCTATTCCCTCATATAAGGGATGTTTCTTATGTAAGTAAAGAAGATTTTGAGATGTTTTGTTTAAAACCT includes the following:
- a CDS encoding BREX system Lon protease-like protein BrxL → RPINQFYFQELPEFFKESALLDRFHGFNEGWRLPRINESMKVRGYALNVEYFSEVLHALRFASEYSLIVDELIETETKADTRDVNAIKKIATAYFKLLFPHIRDVSYVSKEDFEMFCLKPAIEKRGIIRRQIHLVDSEYRENLPEVKVRKNVG